A region of the Labeo rohita strain BAU-BD-2019 chromosome 5, IGBB_LRoh.1.0, whole genome shotgun sequence genome:
TATTTGTTCTACtaatagaattattattaaaatgaagcAAAGTAGCTAACTATAGTTAACAagacagttaaagggatagttcacccaaaaatgaaaactctgtcattaattactcaccctcatgtcgttccaaggaccttcgttcatcttcagaacacaaatgaagatatttttgatgaaatccaaaagctttctgatcctgcatagacagcaacgccaataccatgttcaaggtccagaataGTAGTAAAggcatcgttaaaatagtctattttaatgatgtcatcacttacagttgaggtcaacaGTTTATATATACCTTGCAGAAGCTGCAAGATGTTAATTactttgccaaaataagagggttcatacaaaatgcatgttattttttatttagtactgacctgaataatatattttacataaaagacatttaaatgtagtccatcagagaaaataatagttgaatttataaaaattaccctgtcaaaagtttacatacgcttgattcttaatactttgttgttacctgaatgatctacagctgttttatttattttatttttttgatacttgttcataagtcccttgtttgtcctgaacagttaaactgcccgctgttcttcagaaaaatccttcaggtcccacaaattctttggtttttcagcatttttgtgtatttgaaccatttccaacaatgactatatgatttttagattcatctttcacactgagaacaactgagggactcatatgttacctctcaaatattacagaaggttcaaatgcacacTGATGCCCCAGAAgtaaaaattatgcattaagagccaggggtgtaaacttttgcacAGATTAAAGATGTGTacagtatttttcttattttgcccatatatcattttttttccatttactaccagagtatgtgagcggagtggagcGACAACAATTTCCCCTCCGCGCTCCGTGCATTTTTTAACCGCTCCGCTCCAGCTCCGCTCCGGGTTCACCGTTTCCCGCTCCCGCTCCACTCCTCGCTCACTGATACCAGAAACGCCACTCCGCCTTCGCTCCGTGTCTAAACTATATCAGTATGTTTGAAATACCACAGTTCTATTCATAACgtatattaaaagaagaaaataacagaattaaaatgaaagtatagttttaaagtggcttattggaacactagtgcgtaaacttttttcctcatgccAAGCTAACATGGTTGTCAGTCAGCATTAGAAGGTGtaattgctgctttttgcagtgcaaatgtttgtgataaaataataataataataataataataacaatacgtTTCGTCAGTTATTTTACGTACAGATCGCTGCATTTCTTATAGATTTCTTCTCATTCGAAATCGGATATACAGATGAAGTTGAAAGCATTATTGAGAGAGCGATTGCGTGTGAATAAGTGTTgtatatgtttaaaaacacGCTTTCACTTGAAAATATTTAGTATCTTGAAGGAACAAACTAATTCACTGAAAACTATAATTTTCTGCTCATGTCCATTGCGGTTATCCTAGTTTTCAAATTCGTTCTGATTTGAGTGATCCATCTCTATCAAGATAGCCAAATAGGCTATGTTTAACACGTGAATTCTTGCTatatatgcagttatattatgGGTCGTTGTCATGAATTGTACTCGTGATGGAGCGGTAGTGGAGCATTCTTGGAGCAAGTAAAAACCACAACGCTCCGACATTTAAAATTTCCGCTCCTcactccattaaaaatcacGCCGCTCCACTTCGCGCTCCGCTCCCActccactccgctcacatactctgtttactactgtccttcagaaactacagaagatacataccTGTTtcccagaacacaaaataagttacatttaccctgatcctcaaatttcaaaagttttcaccccctggctcttaatgcattgttttctttctgaagcgtcagtgagcatttgaaccttctgtaatagttgcatatgagttcctcagttgtcctcagtgtgaaaagatggatctcaaaatcataaagtcattgttggaaagggttcaaatacacaaaaatgctgaaaaaactaagaatctgtgggacctgaaggattatgaacaactatcaataaacaaaaaaaacagctgtggatcattcaggtaacaacacagtattaagaataaagggtatgtaaacttttaaacagggtcattttcataaaatgaactgtttatttctcttgtggactatatgtaaatgtctttaatgtgaaatttcttattcaggtcagtactaaataaaaaataacatgcattttgtatgatccctcttattttggtaaaataattaacattttgtatgtatatttcagacctcaactgtacctttctgggctttgaaaatatcttaatttgtgttctaaagatgaacgtaggtgttacaggtttagaacaacatgagagtaattaattaaaaaaaatttggggtgaactatccctttaacaataGTCTTTTCCTCTTGGCCAGAGTTCTACAGGAAATTTCACTTTTCAGCCCCGAATCGGATAGATCTGTCTCACAAGAACTTCCTGTTTCTGCAGGGCTGAAGATTCTTCAGGCAAGAGCCTTAATATGAGTCTTAAACATGCACATGCCCTTGCTGAAAAATTCAGTGTTCGTGCtacaaatgttgatttcataaATCCCTTACGTCTCATTTCAATAGGCAGCAGCGTCTCCAGGCAAATTATTGATCTTTCATTCCTCACCTGTTTCTGAAGGCACAGATCAAAAAAGCTCCTCTGGTTTCTTCAGCTCTAACAAAGTGAAGGTGAATTAAAGAGCAAGTAATTTTTCCACAGCAAGTTAGTTTTGaggtttatctgaaagtgttttattaatgtGCTTTCTCTTGGTTTCATATTAGTCCATTTTCCAAGGACCAGATTCTTCAACCTCATTGGCTAAAGAGTGTGTAAGTCAAGGCTGCAACGTGCACATCTTCATGTTCTCCCAACAAGAAGTAGGCGGGGCTTGGCCAGGGCACATCCCCTTTCACACAGGGGGAGGAGTCATCTGTTATAACAGTCTACAGGTAATAAATGCCATCTGCACTCAGACGAAGAAAACCATAGAGCCCAATTACTCTGAAACTGCTGCACAAATTTGAAATTTCAAAACAACCCTATGGCTGCCTCGAGAATAAGCCTGGAATGTCATAATGGTTGGTACTCTCTGCTGCTAATACAAGGTTTTGTAGACATCCTATTAACTGGAAGTGTTACAAAGGTCGCCTTCCTGCTCTATCATCATAGTCCCCCTGAGCAAGCCACTTTATCCAATTCTGCTCCAAGAGGACCATCCCTGCAATTAGAGCACTATAGTAATGGATGAAAAATGTTTGCTCAATGACAAGTAACCAGATAACAAAGATGAAGATTTACTGGAAATGTGTTGAATGAAGCCTTTTGCTACAACATTATGGATGGTGTGCTGTTATAATAGTGTTcgtatactgtatatatcatTATAGTTCTTGTTTGACTACTAGTGCTAGTAAGTGACCTGTCAGATGTGATTGTCATAtaatcttgtttgttttctttctttctttctttctttctttctttctttctttctttctttcccttgtaaaaaacaaataagggtctttttttttaaattaagatttacaAGGACAAtctttggccgagatacaactatttaaaaatctggaatctgagggggcaaaaaaaaaaaatcagaatattgagaaaaatgcctttaaagttgtacaaatgaagttcttagcaatgcatattactaatcaaaaagttaagttttgacatatttatggtaggaaatttacaaaagatcttaatggaacatgaactttacttaatatcctaatgatttttggcatttcaaaagaaaaatcgatagttttgacccatacaaggtatttttggctattgctacaaatatacctatgccacttaagactggttttgtggtccagggtcacatttagagTCCACctttgattcatttaatgcattcttgctaaataaaagtattaatttttgaaaaaacaattttactaaCTCCTAGTATACCTCTATTTCTGACTTTCTAGTAACAAACTGTCAGTGTCTTAAAGACGTCACTGCATTAGCAACTAGTGATTTAGTTTGGTTCTGTACACTGTGTGGATTTACTGTAATCACAGTGAATTTTTCAGGAGTGAAGTCTTCAGAATGTGGTTGTCATTTCTATAAATAGCTAAACTAGGACGCAGATACACACCGTTATTCTGTCCGCTTCCTGCTGTGAGAAGAGAGCCAAATTAAGCACTCAGAAGAAGAGTGACAGCCATATTTAATGTAGTGTGAACAAACTGTGTCATTTCATGCTAAATCTGccgtgtttttatttttcagtcagAGATGGAACAGGAATGCTTCCGAGCTGATCTGAGCAGATGTGTGAACATGCAGATGGCCTTTAAAGTTCAGCTCAGAGTTTTTGTCAGTAAAGGTAATCAAAGGAGCGTCTAAAAGAATCTAGAAACCCAGATTCTAATCTCAAATTGTAGTTTCGCTTTGAGTTAATGTTTTTGTATGATACATGAATGTAATCAGACACAGAGCATACATATATGGGTcatagtttatatataaaacattacagTCTGTCAAATCATATGAGTACTTGAATGGATAGTCACTTGTTTGTAACTTGAATTCAGTGTTTGAATGCCAGATGTTATTTGTAAATAGCTGGTGCATATATAAACAACGCAATCGCTGTGTTTCTGCAGAGATGCGCATATCTGGTTGCTATGGCTCCTTCATCGCCGGTCCTGACTCCTGCTGTGTTGCCATGGCAGCGCTTGATTGGCGCACAGCTCTGGCATTTGAGTTCTCTCACAACAGGTCTTTGGATGAAACGAGGGGTATAGCCATTCAGGTAGTATTGATGTGATGTCATTGGATGTATGGATTGATATATAGTCATAAATTATCTGAGAGTAATGGATGTGATTCAgtgtgttgtttatttaatatatttgttattattcatttgtttgattcacTTCTCCTCTGCTGTTGTAGTTTGTGCTATCATACAGTAGCTCTTCCGGAGAAAACAGGACACGGGTACACACTGTTATTCTGTCCGCTTCCTGTCAGCTGCTAGACACCTTTAGAAGCAGCCAGGCCGAGACACTCCTCACATTCTACTGCAAGAAAAGTATGGAAACAGTGTTTGCTGTTTATTACATACAGTAATGCAACCGTTAAAatccatataaaaataaaattgacattACTTACTCTCATAATGAAATCTGTAATATAttcactaccatttaaaatttgGGGTACATTTTTTAgagaaatattacttttattcagcaaggatgcacgaaattgtttaaaagtgacagtaaaagacGTTTGTAATGTTTCAAGTCATTTCTATTCTAATAAATGTAGTtgctttctattaatcaaaaaaaaaaactctttctaCAAAAATTTCAACCAGCACCACTGtattcaacattaataataaaaaaaaatcaatattaattaaaaaaggtgttgaagtgacactgaagactggagtaatgatgctgaaaagtcagctttgccattataggaataaattccattttaaaatatatttatgcaaaacaatattttttaaattttgcttatatttcacaatattactgtttttattgactttttgatcaaatggatataggcttggtgagcataaaagatttttcaaaaatcttactgaccccaaacatttgaatggtagtgtaaattttGCAGTGAATTATTAGTCTTcccagtttagttttttttttttgatcgatcattttttttttttttgataaatcacatccaaaataaaagtttgtgtttacataatatatgtttgtgtactgtgtatattcatatttatgtataaatatgcacacatgtatacatttaaaaaatatatgtaatatacactaccagtcaaaagttttttaatgttttttaaagaagtctcttctgctcaccaagcctgcatttttttggatccaaaatactgcaaaattacagtaatataaagtaaagtaaagtaaaattttgaaatatttttattatttaaaagaactgttttctctttgaatatatATTCTGTTTTGAATATATTCTAATTTGATGATTTtatgttcaagaaacatttattattattaataatattaaaaacagttgtgtaacattttttcaatattctttgatgaatagaaaggtccaaagatcagcatttatctaaaataaaaagctcttgtaacattatacattatatcattcaagaaatgtaaaatatttaacaaggatgctttaaattgatcaaaagtgacgataaagacatttataatgttacaaatgatttctatttcagataaatggaattcttctgaactttcttttcatcaaagaaaccgtaaaaaaatgtactcaactgttttcaacataataataataataataataataattgttttttgcacagcaaatcagaatattagaatgatttccgaaggatcatgtgactggagtaatgatgctaaaaattcagctttgaaatcacaggaataaattatattttaaaatatattcaaatagaaaacagttcttttaaatagtaaataaatgcaaatgcagcTTTGTGAGCTaaagatacttctttaaaaaatcttactgttcaaaaacttttgactggtagtgtatatagatgtaaatatttattaaatatatatgtgtgtgtatttaaatatacatatacatataaacatacacagtacacacacatacattatgtaaacagaatttaattttggatgattaattgcaattaatctatttgacagcactactttataatatttataactttattttcaatgtgtgtgtgagtcagtGTATTCATTAGCACTGGAGGGTCCACTTCAGTCCCTGCGTGAGGAGTTACAGACGGAGGTTACTGAGATGTTGGCTTGcttcaggaaacacagctgcactACCTCTGTGTCCCCGGGACAAGTTAGTTCTTCATATATTACTCTCTCTTTAATGAGGATCTTTCATAAGTTTCGTAAGGTACTGGACCAGCACACGCTTTTAAATATTCAGATACTTCAGAGATTTATCATACCGTTTCAGTTCAAACAATAATTTTAGTCGAATATTAAACCACGATTTGGCGAtaccaattaaaaaataaggtcCTGCTGTTTTCAGtccaattaatatttaattgcttAAACAAATAGTCACCTTTTTTGTGCTGAAAAGCCTAGACAGTTATTAGTGAGTTGTGTAATTAGAGCTTAATCAGATATTTTAGACCTGTGAAGTCTTCTAGTATTTGgaagaaaaaagtatttttaggaGATGAGAGACAGTCTAATATACGCCAATCTCAATTAATTTTACGATTCATTAGCTATATTAACGATGCAGGCACAGATAATAATACTGAGAAGCCATTCTAAGTGAATCCTATTTCATTTAGATAATAGAGTCTCGAATGTCATTCTCCCccctttctctgtgtgtgtctttgtttcTGTCAGCTGGTGTTGCCTCAGTTTCTGAAAGCCGTACCTGTCTACATTAACAGTCTGCGCAAAAGTGAAGTGCTGCTGCCTGGGTTGCGGAGCTCTGTACATCAACGTCTACAACTGCGTAGCCTCATTGTCTCCATGGACACGCTGTGCACTGCTTCTCAGTTCTACCCACTTATTCTGCCTCTGGTGAGAGACAGACATCTAGAACATTCTGTTCATCCAAATTAGTCACTAAAATGAGACAGTTTCCTTGTCTGTAAGAATTCTGAATTCTCAGTTGGATTGTTATGCACATGGCAGGATTTAGAGATGCCACATTCTTCACTACTCTAGCAACAAAAGCATCTACTGTACTCTCtctttttatgacattttattttttacttattatgGCAGGATTTCTGGCACCAAAGACGTTTAGAATTAGGAATGCACAATATGTTAGTACCACACTGAATGTCAGCTgatattagaattttttaatatgtattttttgtagtaTAATTTATCAATATTGGATATATATCAGacaattttgaaaattaaattgtctatttttacatttttatcccCTTTGTTGTCATATAACGCTTACCTaaagttaatctttaaaaatactaattacatgattaaatgtaatctttagcaaatcttaatattaatatccactttttatactgtatattacattttaatgcctaaattatatttagtgcctaaattattcatatatattctttgttgtataaTTTGTTAATATGGGTTATATATCAGacaatattgaatatttaattgtatatttgtacattttccttCGCTTTGTTGTCATATAGCACTAACctaaagttaatttttaaaaataataattacattattaaatgtaatttttagcaAATCTTAAAATTAGTATCCactttttatactgtatattacaatGTTTTAATGCCTAAATTCACCTTTATTGAAATTAACAGCTTTTAAAgtgattcattttagttttataattttttttaagttatataaagtcatttctaattaattttgaaaaaattaaaaaaaattgtacaagtAGCATAAATGTTATCTAtccttaaatttaattaaaaaaatatataatctgCCTTTTCTTGATTATTGACCATAGCAAGAAAATaactacaataatatatataaaataatatatatatattattatttattattatatttattattattattattatttataagtcgtaaatagaaaaaaaaatctatttatttatttattcttttttttttccagtttctagactctgttttaatagttaacttaaaaaatattaaatataaagcaagtctaattaattgaattaatgaaacttacacaatttaacagcaatttattaaaagtttaatacaaatgtaaaaaatacatttttaaggacctacgaaatacttttttttttttttttcctcaaatttagttttatttttaccaaattctgttttctccattcattttctggattccggtttaattgtttttattaagcttgaataatcaaaagcatctctaattgattgatttttattgctattttatttatttgattattttttcaggaatactgtgtttttacctttttctgGTAATGAAAaatctggtaaatattttcttctggtaaatattacttaaaaaatacttatattattttaataattattattattattactagtatTATCATTACATTATGTCACaatttctgtctttcttcagtttcttCGTTATatttaagtagttttttttttacggcTTAATAGTCACAGACACAAGAACATATCACATtgtgatttaagtgtactggtctacttttgatatatttgtccacaatttttcaaattaagtaaattccatttttacgACTAGATTATGTGATTCCGTCTGCATTTTCCGCATCTTGGAAATTATAGGGCCCTAGTTTTTGGACTGGAATTTGAAGCCAGGAATGTTTGTCTGCATTgtacaacaaacataaaaagaGCAAGGACAATCCATGTCACATTTCAGTCCAAAGCAAACTTCCACCTAAAATATTGATGCTTTCTCTCCTGACGGGATAATGACGCCACTGTCTGTGTATTTACCCTTCTCACCCCTGCAGTCTGTCTCTGCTGATAATGCCAACATGCCATCATTAGGGGAAGCTGTGCGCTGTACTGTCTCTAGTCTGGATCCAGGGGGTCTGTATCTGATCTACTGCCCACTGGCACTGCTCCTTTGGGTGGGCAGCTGTGCGCCTCCTCATACTCTTCTACAGCTTTTTAACACCAACTCCTTCTCCTACCTCACATCTGGAGAGGTGAGACAGGGACACGTTGAGTTGGCAGTCACATTAACGTattaatttagcagactttatcCAAAATGACTAACAAATGAGAACCATTCCTACATGCAGTTCAGCTAAGGGACAAACTGAGGGttggatatattttttaaatggaaactgTTAAATCTAATTAGCTGTTTTCTACCGTAATAGACGATAAGACAATATATAGGATAAGATGTAAGATTCCCCCCATCTCAATTATTTTGGTCAGTCAAATAGTGAGTCAGATCTGTGAATTTGTTTCATGTTTACTATCAaagttttttgtgtgtttgttagtGAGGGATTTGTGGGAACATTCATGTTTTAGGTTTGTGGaggaaaaatattgtttttattttatttaataatttttttttttaatttatttttatataataaaataaaccctTAGAAATGGCACAGGTGACAATTGATATGTTGTTActaatgtcattattttatttaatacttattgTAATCCATAAggttattatttagtatttccATGCGTTAGATGTACATTGTCAGACATATATTACTAGTCATAGAATAAAATTACCTTTCAGATAAGTCTCTTTTACTGGGATTCTGATATGTCTGTCATGATTTATTCAATCATTGAACTAAATTGtcaaaacactgttttaaatataatatttcatttagtattatatattaatgacacactttttctttaaagaagccttaccaaggctggatttatttgatcaaaatatagtaatattgtgaaatattattacagtttatttaatattattgcatttatttaaaatagaaatcttttgactttactgtcacttttgattaattttatataacagtaagagttaaaatttttagagaagtctcttctgctcaccaagcaaaaacagtacaattttaaaatattttcactattttaaataactgttttctatttgaatacattttaaaatgtaatttattcctgtgatttcaaggctgaatttttagtgtcattaaaccagtcacatgatccttcagaaatcattctaatattctgatttgctactcaaaaacatttattattattattagtagtagtagtagtattattatgctgaaaacagctgagtagatttttttctgatttatttgatgaatagaaagttcagaagaacagcatttatctgaaatagaaatcgtttgtaacattataaatgactttatcatcacttttgatcaattgaaagcatccttgctaaataaaagtattaatttctttttttttttttcctaaaaacaaatactgactccaggcttttaaatggtacagtgtacatgtacatatatactaaagctttttatttcagataaatgctgatctttgaatctttctattcatcaaagaaacctgaaaaatgtactcaattataataataaatgcttcttgaacagcaaatcagcatattagaaggatttctgaaggatcatgtaaaactaaaaactgaaatgatgctgaaaatgtagctttgatcacagaactaaatgacattttaaaatatattcaaacagaaacacattttaaatagtaaaatatttcacaatattactgtttttgatgtactttggatcaaataaatccaggcttggtgagcaggagagacttctttaaaaaacaataaaaatcttactgtgtgaaaacttttgactggttgtgtgtgtgtgtacaaattatttaaatgtttacagtaGTTTTAGATAGAATGAACACTTTTGCTTTAAATATATGTTGAAGTACCAATTCAAGCAAGTTTTCTTCATACTGTGTGTTGCGCTCGTTGAATTTTAGTGCTTTGACTTCACTTGtccatagtatgtgtgttgtttGTTCTCTGTAGATCAAACTTCCTGTGCTTGAGAACCCCCTCTCCATCAGCACCAGAGCTCTCATATGCTCTCTACAGTCCTCAGCAGCTGTTGCTCTCCAGGTGAATGACTCACACCCTTCATTTGCACAATGTTTAATTCAGGAACTGACAGGAAGTGGACACAGAATTCACTTTATGCAACAGAAAAATCAGCACAGCTAAATCCACAGCATTGGATTTGACAGTTATCTTTACAGACTTATGGTTTGTTTcagtaaaacatgttttattgtgtgtaaatagttgatttatgtttgttttaatgtacgtttctttttgtttagttaaaattGGTGCGAGAGGGTGACAGCTGTGAGGAGTCTCTGCAGCGCCTCCTGGTGGAGGACAAAAGTCCTAACGGTGGTGCTTCATATGCCGATTTCCTTTTTCACCTTCATGTCAATGCATTGCGTATTATTGTGTGACAGTCTATTCTCATAGACGAGGCTGTGAAGTATTCGTAAAGCCCTTTGTGATAGTTCAGTCACATTGCAGTTCACCTTTTTTATTTCCTCAATAGCCATTGCTGCTGTTCTAAAATCAGTGAGGAAAGGAAAAAATTCTGTCTTGTATGAATTTACCAAACATTTACCTctaaaatacttacattttacaaatttagTAAATGCAAATTCAATGTGACCAGCTGGTTTTAAGAGAACCGCTGAATACTAAGATCAGTCCTTTAATTTCCAAGGGCTCAAACTGACTGAATACTGTTTGAACTCCCATCAAAGACTCAGTGATTAATGATTCTGTATTtgaagtgtatgtgtgtgtgtgtgtgtttgcttctAGACATGGGTTTGATTTACCATTTGCTCTTGAGTCATGAATATTGCACTCTGAATTGAATTCATGAATTTGCCCAACTGCTGAGTTAGAGTGTGCATGTTAATATTTTTCAAGCAATAATATATTCATTGAATTTTAGGtctcattaatatttaatatcttgATAAAGCTGCTGATATTTTTTCAGTGGGCCATCAGCATGTGAAAGTAACACTATacagttttaatcatttatgtaacattttttttgtatgaagaagatacttttttttcctccaaaaatgaataaatgactgtAAATGTGTGACTGGCTCTAAATCATTCTCGGCCGAATCTCTTTAGCATTGATCTTCTTTCCAATGTATG
Encoded here:
- the si:dkey-13n15.2 gene encoding protein transport protein Sec24C isoform X1, giving the protein MEVPAVNQSYTHPPPQPWAVQSLRTPAMPPPSCPPPSYHYPNLNPDQQSVTSMNYTTGTSGGHRPQSLYWDPSQQSYQDVLNPVPEITNMTTQGMPQRSYSLPTSPVSNSKTESRYGLDPQLLPSVVQVIKEDRIQWEGKVFVSESKSSVPPLSSTRCTLEDRGNATARFIRCTSYSFPVEAQSAQKSHLPLGAIVCPLARPEKGERDVPVCEAGDCVKGCAHCGAFMSPAMSWQDCGQRFYCPFCDKHNEVPWQSYQPTNQGRRVDCEKKPELSLGSYEILEKQTQGNAAVLLLAIDVSASAMRTGQLDHICKQICSQLQALNGLEETNHSDLRVGLMTYDSQIHLYNLSPALSRPHMMVITDCEELELPVVEGLLVPLKDCRHILERVLQEISLFSPESDRSVSQELPVSAGLKILQAAASPGKLLIFHSSPVSEGTDQKSSSGFFSSNKVKSIFQGPDSSTSLAKECVSQGCNVHIFMFSQQEVGGAWPGHIPFHTGGGVICYNSLQSEMEQECFRADLSRCVNMQMAFKVQLRVFVSKEMRISGCYGSFIAGPDSCCVAMAALDWRTALAFEFSHNRSLDETRGIAIQFVLSYSSSSGENRTRVHTVILSASCQLLDTFRSSQAETLLTFYCKKMYSLALEGPLQSLREELQTEVTEMLACFRKHSCTTSVSPGQLVLPQFLKAVPVYINSLRKSEVLLPGLRSSVHQRLQLRSLIVSMDTLCTASQFYPLILPLSVSADNANMPSLGEAVRCTVSSLDPGGLYLIYCPLALLLWVGSCAPPHTLLQLFNTNSFSYLTSGEIKLPVLENPLSISTRALICSLQSSAAVALQLKLVREGDSCEESLQRLLVEDKSPNGGASYADFLFHLHVNALRIIV
- the si:dkey-13n15.2 gene encoding protein transport protein Sec24C isoform X2, producing MEVPAVNQSYTHPPPQPWAVQSLRTPAMPPPSCPPPSYHYPNLNPDQQSVTSMNYTTGTSGGHRPQSLYWDPSQQSYQDVLNPVPEITNMTTQGMPQRSYSLPTSPVSNSKTESRYGLDPQLLPSVVQVIKEDRIQWEGKVFVSESKSSVPPLSSTRCTLEDRGNATARFIRCTSYSFPVEAQSAQKSHLPLGAIVCPLARPEKGERDVPVCEAGDCVKGCAHCGAFMSPAMSWQDCGQRFYCPFCDKHNEVPWQSYQPTNQGRRVDCEKKPELSLGSYEILEKQTGNAAVLLLAIDVSASAMRTGQLDHICKQICSQLQALNGLEETNHSDLRVGLMTYDSQIHLYNLSPALSRPHMMVITDCEELELPVVEGLLVPLKDCRHILERVLQEISLFSPESDRSVSQELPVSAGLKILQAAASPGKLLIFHSSPVSEGTDQKSSSGFFSSNKVKSIFQGPDSSTSLAKECVSQGCNVHIFMFSQQEVGGAWPGHIPFHTGGGVICYNSLQSEMEQECFRADLSRCVNMQMAFKVQLRVFVSKEMRISGCYGSFIAGPDSCCVAMAALDWRTALAFEFSHNRSLDETRGIAIQFVLSYSSSSGENRTRVHTVILSASCQLLDTFRSSQAETLLTFYCKKMYSLALEGPLQSLREELQTEVTEMLACFRKHSCTTSVSPGQLVLPQFLKAVPVYINSLRKSEVLLPGLRSSVHQRLQLRSLIVSMDTLCTASQFYPLILPLSVSADNANMPSLGEAVRCTVSSLDPGGLYLIYCPLALLLWVGSCAPPHTLLQLFNTNSFSYLTSGEIKLPVLENPLSISTRALICSLQSSAAVALQLKLVREGDSCEESLQRLLVEDKSPNGGASYADFLFHLHVNALRIIV